One window of Bacillus sp. THAF10 genomic DNA carries:
- a CDS encoding GNAT family N-acetyltransferase, protein MVNHKEEFRIQHPTLEAAQAVTDLVAQCDIEEIGEPDITLSDVLDMWNSIRIETDAWIAVSDANEIIGYGFVEMTGANRMDSCVFVHPSFKNQGIGTALLHKIEARAKLLSENREGEQWLMNQIPFTNLAARALVENHGYQFSRLYERMKIKLGGLPVESELPEGIELQTFVPDKEEEALFFLYDETFRDAWGYTQKDFKTWISQKKGDHYDPSLCGTSGISDE, encoded by the coding sequence ATGGTAAATCATAAAGAAGAGTTTAGGATTCAACATCCAACATTAGAAGCAGCACAAGCAGTTACAGATTTAGTTGCACAGTGTGATATCGAGGAAATAGGGGAGCCAGATATTACACTCTCAGACGTTCTGGACATGTGGAACTCTATTAGGATTGAAACAGATGCATGGATTGCTGTTTCAGATGCGAACGAAATCATCGGTTATGGCTTTGTCGAGATGACTGGAGCTAACAGAATGGATTCCTGTGTATTTGTTCATCCATCTTTTAAAAATCAAGGCATTGGCACCGCGCTTCTTCATAAAATTGAGGCACGGGCAAAGCTCCTTTCGGAAAATAGAGAGGGTGAGCAATGGCTCATGAATCAAATCCCCTTTACCAATCTTGCTGCCAGAGCGCTTGTGGAGAACCATGGCTACCAATTTAGTAGATTATATGAACGGATGAAAATTAAGTTAGGGGGCTTACCGGTCGAGTCCGAGCTACCTGAAGGAATCGAGTTACAAACCTTCGTACCGGATAAAGAGGAAGAAGCACTCTTTTTCCTTTACGACGAAACCTTTCGCGATGCTTGGGGCTATACACAAAAAGACTTCAAAACCTGGATCTCTCAAAAAAAGGGTGACCACTACGACCCAAGTCTCTGCGGAACCAGTGGGATTTCTGATGAGTAG
- a CDS encoding GNAT family N-acetyltransferase: MNINFATEEDYEYLATQDKHLLNSLISPKIHAKEIYILRNDQNERIGWMRYGYFWDNTPFMNMIWIDEQYRNTGVGKQTVARWEDEMKNKGLNMVMTSTQANEEAQHFYRKLGYKDSGCLLLEGEPLEILLTKKI, encoded by the coding sequence ATGAACATCAATTTTGCCACCGAAGAGGATTACGAATATCTTGCGACACAAGACAAGCATCTATTAAATAGTCTAATTTCACCCAAAATCCATGCAAAAGAAATATACATACTCCGAAACGACCAAAATGAACGAATCGGTTGGATGAGATACGGCTACTTTTGGGACAACACGCCGTTTATGAACATGATCTGGATAGACGAGCAATACCGCAACACAGGTGTGGGAAAACAAACGGTAGCTCGATGGGAGGATGAAATGAAAAACAAAGGCTTGAATATGGTCATGACATCTACCCAGGCAAACGAGGAAGCACAGCACTTTTATAGAAAGCTAGGATACAAGGATTCTGGCTGTCTTTTACTTGAGGGTGAACCACTGGAAATTCTTCTTACGAAAAAAATTTAG
- a CDS encoding cell wall hydrolase, with the protein MRVKHTDSDVALMARMMRAEAEGEGKQGMLYVGNVIVNRAVADCLDFKKVRTIPQVIYQVQGGNYSFEAVQKGNLFYNRARSVEKKLAKRNLTSWREHPAKYALWYFNPYAPCPPTWYDQPFAGQYKNHCYYEPIAGTCASVYSG; encoded by the coding sequence ATGAGAGTAAAGCATACAGATTCAGATGTTGCGTTAATGGCAAGAATGATGCGAGCCGAAGCCGAGGGAGAAGGCAAGCAAGGCATGCTCTATGTGGGCAATGTCATTGTTAATAGAGCGGTTGCAGATTGTTTAGATTTTAAAAAAGTACGAACGATTCCACAGGTTATCTATCAAGTGCAGGGCGGAAACTATTCTTTCGAAGCGGTACAAAAGGGGAACCTTTTTTACAACAGAGCAAGATCGGTAGAAAAAAAGTTAGCAAAAAGAAACTTAACATCTTGGAGGGAACACCCAGCCAAATACGCCCTCTGGTATTTCAATCCATACGCACCATGCCCACCAACGTGGTACGACCAACCCTTTGCGGGTCAATATAAAAATCACTGTTACTACGAACCAATAGCTGGCACCTGCGCAAGTGTGTATTCCGGTTAA
- a CDS encoding sugar nucleotide-binding protein, whose protein sequence is MKILILGASGYLGSCVFNRASQMKNAKVIGTSRTAQESESCIQLDIINQKLVDTKIKQIIPDVIVWTLMNRQKEHELINKGLKNLLNVVRKETKIVFISTDAVFSEGKGGYSETDTVALLSVKSPLAVYVNSKIKAEQMIVTEHSNHVIIRTGPIYGKSANQKIEDRTSKIISNIKKNDPAEAYSNSYRTFVHVEDLANAILEVAVNKVNGFLHVGPTKKESYFSFFQKRLHQLGWKSTFLKPVQIQQEKDAFYPLDTSLNTQKATKILSTEFRCV, encoded by the coding sequence ATGAAGATTCTTATATTAGGAGCTTCTGGCTACCTAGGATCTTGTGTCTTTAACCGGGCTTCACAGATGAAAAATGCAAAAGTGATAGGTACTTCACGAACAGCTCAAGAGAGTGAAAGTTGCATCCAACTAGATATAATAAATCAGAAATTAGTGGATACAAAAATAAAACAGATAATCCCAGATGTTATTGTTTGGACATTGATGAATAGGCAAAAAGAACACGAATTAATTAATAAGGGTCTTAAAAATCTTTTGAACGTTGTTAGAAAGGAAACTAAGATCGTATTTATATCAACAGATGCCGTGTTCTCAGAAGGAAAAGGAGGATATAGTGAAACGGACACAGTAGCATTATTATCCGTAAAATCCCCTCTAGCTGTTTATGTAAACTCAAAAATAAAAGCTGAACAGATGATAGTAACCGAGCACAGTAATCATGTCATCATTAGAACAGGTCCTATATATGGGAAATCTGCGAACCAAAAAATAGAAGATAGGACATCAAAAATAATCTCCAACATTAAAAAGAATGATCCAGCAGAAGCGTATTCTAACAGTTATAGAACCTTTGTACATGTAGAAGATTTAGCAAATGCTATTTTAGAGGTAGCAGTAAATAAAGTTAATGGTTTCTTACATGTAGGTCCTACCAAAAAAGAAAGTTACTTTTCATTTTTTCAGAAAAGGCTTCATCAACTTGGGTGGAAAAGTACTTTCTTAAAACCAGTACAAATCCAACAAGAGAAAGACGCTTTTTATCCTTTAGATACATCACTGAATACGCAAAAGGCCACCAAGATACTTTCAACTGAATTTAGATGTGTGTAG
- a CDS encoding serine hydrolase, which yields METVKLATKLANKVNEIDFSGVVHVVNTTGIIHSSAHGFSNRAESIPNKMNTRFGIASGCKLFTAIGICQLVESGKLSFQSKLCSLLDYSFPHFDKEVTIHHLLTHTSGIPDYFDEDVMDDFEELWVQNPMYRMRELANFLPMFQNDNMKCKPGEKFHYNNAGFILLGLIIEKVAEVTFTDYVEEHIFGPSKMTESGYFSFDRLPGRTALGYIDYQDGSWKTNSYSIPIKGGADGGAYVTAGDMEKLWRALFNGKLMSKEMVANMLTPKIQSENEKDWYGYGIWIEKESDKIVKYHVMGYDPGVSFASGYYPASETIVVIPSNKESGPHKLMYLIEAFI from the coding sequence GTGGAAACCGTAAAACTAGCAACGAAATTAGCTAACAAGGTAAATGAAATAGACTTTTCAGGTGTTGTACATGTGGTGAATACTACTGGGATAATCCATTCCAGTGCACATGGTTTCTCCAATCGGGCAGAGTCCATTCCAAATAAGATGAACACGCGATTTGGAATTGCATCAGGCTGCAAGCTGTTTACAGCGATTGGTATATGCCAATTGGTGGAGAGTGGAAAGCTCTCGTTTCAATCAAAGTTGTGCAGTTTATTGGATTATTCTTTTCCTCATTTCGATAAAGAAGTGACGATCCACCATCTGCTGACTCATACATCGGGTATACCTGATTATTTTGACGAAGATGTAATGGATGATTTTGAAGAGCTTTGGGTGCAGAATCCAATGTATCGCATGAGAGAGCTAGCGAATTTTCTCCCAATGTTCCAGAATGATAATATGAAATGCAAGCCAGGTGAAAAATTTCACTACAATAATGCCGGCTTTATTTTATTGGGTTTGATTATTGAAAAGGTAGCGGAAGTTACTTTTACCGATTATGTGGAGGAGCATATTTTTGGTCCTTCAAAAATGACTGAATCCGGTTACTTCTCTTTTGATCGGTTACCTGGTAGAACAGCATTAGGTTATATCGACTATCAAGATGGCTCCTGGAAGACCAACAGCTACTCTATCCCGATAAAGGGTGGAGCTGATGGTGGAGCCTATGTTACTGCAGGGGACATGGAGAAACTTTGGCGAGCATTATTTAACGGAAAGCTCATGAGTAAAGAAATGGTGGCTAATATGCTGACGCCGAAAATCCAATCCGAAAACGAGAAAGATTGGTATGGCTACGGGATTTGGATTGAAAAAGAGAGTGACAAAATAGTGAAATACCATGTCATGGGCTATGACCCCGGAGTAAGCTTCGCATCAGGTTACTATCCAGCTTCAGAAACCATTGTCGTGATCCCTTCTAATAAGGAAAGTGGTCCCCATAAGCTGATGTACTTGATAGAAGCATTTATTTAA
- a CDS encoding sirohydrochlorin chelatase codes for MSKAVLYIGHGTRSKKGAEEAKSFLEQVKQRVDVPIQETSFLELSEPFIPEAFERCVMQGATEITIVPIFLLTAGHMKEDIPAALAPLREKYPQVEVSMTEAFGVQERIVSALAELVKDSTGGIQSTDSLLLVGRGSSDISIHQAFDEIRAGLVREFHISRVEVCYLAATTPLFSEGIQEISKDAEGRVIVVPYLLFAGLLLNEVSAEVRKRRRDGQDILLVEPLSRHRVIQDIVVEHASGRELVGSAAIDY; via the coding sequence ATGAGCAAAGCAGTTTTATACATCGGACATGGCACCCGTTCAAAAAAAGGAGCAGAGGAAGCGAAGTCGTTTTTAGAGCAAGTGAAGCAGCGGGTGGATGTGCCTATTCAGGAAACGAGCTTTTTGGAATTATCCGAGCCGTTTATCCCGGAAGCCTTTGAACGCTGCGTGATGCAAGGTGCAACGGAAATCACCATCGTCCCGATCTTTCTTTTAACAGCAGGACATATGAAGGAGGATATTCCTGCGGCACTTGCCCCACTTCGTGAAAAATACCCCCAGGTGGAAGTGAGTATGACAGAAGCCTTTGGGGTGCAGGAGCGGATTGTGTCGGCGCTTGCGGAGCTTGTAAAAGATAGTACTGGTGGAATACAGAGCACAGACTCTTTGCTGCTGGTTGGCAGAGGAAGCAGTGACATTTCCATCCACCAGGCGTTTGATGAGATTAGAGCAGGGTTGGTGCGAGAGTTTCATATCTCTCGAGTGGAGGTGTGCTATCTAGCAGCTACCACACCGTTATTCTCAGAAGGAATTCAGGAGATTAGTAAAGATGCAGAGGGTAGAGTAATTGTCGTGCCGTATCTGTTGTTCGCTGGTTTGTTACTTAATGAAGTCAGTGCAGAGGTGCGAAAGCGCAGGCGAGACGGCCAGGATATTTTACTTGTGGAGCCCTTAAGTCGTCACAGGGTTATTCAGGACATCGTGGTGGAACATGCATCAGGAAGGGAGCTGGTTGGCAGTGCAGCCATTGATTATTGA
- a CDS encoding N-acetyltransferase, with translation MSRMQEDGLFIDLLGVKRAYRKHGIGKALLLHAFATAYQRNQKTILLYVDSDSLTNANRLYEHVGMKAHSQTAVYVKEL, from the coding sequence ATGAGTAGAATGCAAGAGGACGGACTATTTATCGATTTGCTAGGCGTAAAACGTGCTTACAGAAAGCACGGAATCGGAAAAGCACTACTCCTTCACGCATTCGCAACAGCCTACCAACGCAATCAAAAAACCATCCTGCTATACGTAGACTCCGACAGTCTCACAAACGCCAACCGCCTCTATGAGCACGTGGGAATGAAGGCTCATTCCCAAACCGCGGTTTATGTGAAGGAGCTTTGA
- the proS gene encoding proline--tRNA ligase produces the protein MSNKKFVEKITSMDEDFAQWYTDVVTKAELVDYSSVRGSMIIRPYGYALWENIKSELDKKIKETGHENVYMPLFIPESLLQKEKDHIEGFAPEVAWVTHGGDEKLQERLVVRPTSEVLFGEHYKNIIHSYRDLPKLYNQWANVVRWEKTTRPFLRTLEFLWQEGHTCHETDEQAHEETVKMLNVYADICENYLAIPVIKGQKTEKEKFAGAKYTYTIESLMHDGKALQSATSHHLGDGFAKAFGIQFLNREGKQEYVQQTSWGFTTRIIGAMIMVHGDDRGLVVPPRIAPTQVMIVPIAQHKAGVLDFTYELKEKLSAAFRVGIDASDKKPGWKFNEYEMKGIPLRLEAGPRDIEQQQVVLVRRDTGEKVITPLEGLEATIHELLEDIQTSLLEKARAHRETKTSTATSFEEFKHQLDNKAGFIKAMWCGEQACEEKIKEETSATSRCMPFEQEEVGKTCVCCGKNAKHMVYWAKAY, from the coding sequence ATGTCCAATAAAAAATTTGTAGAAAAAATTACTAGCATGGACGAAGACTTTGCCCAGTGGTACACAGATGTGGTCACAAAAGCAGAGCTCGTCGACTATTCGAGCGTCAGAGGGAGCATGATTATTCGCCCATACGGCTACGCACTGTGGGAAAACATCAAATCAGAACTGGATAAAAAAATCAAAGAAACTGGCCACGAAAATGTTTATATGCCACTTTTTATTCCAGAAAGCTTGCTTCAAAAAGAGAAGGACCATATCGAAGGTTTTGCTCCAGAAGTCGCCTGGGTCACACATGGTGGTGACGAAAAGCTGCAGGAACGTCTTGTTGTCCGCCCGACCTCGGAAGTTCTTTTTGGCGAGCACTACAAAAACATCATCCATTCTTACCGAGACCTACCAAAGCTTTACAACCAGTGGGCGAATGTCGTGCGGTGGGAAAAAACAACCCGGCCTTTCCTCCGCACCCTAGAGTTTCTTTGGCAGGAAGGGCACACTTGTCACGAAACGGACGAACAAGCACACGAAGAAACTGTGAAAATGCTAAATGTGTACGCGGACATCTGCGAAAACTATCTAGCCATTCCAGTCATAAAAGGGCAAAAAACCGAAAAAGAAAAGTTCGCTGGAGCAAAATATACCTATACGATTGAGAGCCTGATGCATGACGGAAAAGCGCTGCAATCAGCGACCTCTCATCATCTTGGAGACGGATTCGCCAAAGCATTTGGCATCCAATTTTTAAACCGAGAAGGAAAACAAGAATACGTTCAGCAAACCTCATGGGGATTTACGACCCGTATTATTGGCGCCATGATTATGGTACATGGCGATGACAGAGGACTAGTTGTACCGCCAAGAATTGCTCCAACGCAGGTCATGATTGTACCAATTGCGCAGCATAAGGCTGGCGTGCTTGATTTTACCTATGAACTAAAAGAAAAGCTTTCCGCTGCCTTCCGTGTTGGCATTGATGCGAGCGACAAAAAGCCTGGCTGGAAATTTAACGAATACGAAATGAAGGGAATTCCACTACGCCTCGAAGCTGGGCCGCGCGACATCGAACAACAACAGGTGGTGTTGGTCCGTCGTGACACAGGGGAGAAGGTTATCACCCCACTAGAAGGATTGGAAGCAACCATTCACGAGTTACTAGAAGACATCCAAACAAGTCTGCTGGAAAAAGCACGCGCACACCGCGAAACAAAAACAAGTACGGCAACTTCCTTTGAAGAGTTCAAGCATCAACTTGACAACAAAGCCGGCTTCATCAAAGCGATGTGGTGTGGCGAGCAAGCATGTGAAGAAAAAATAAAAGAAGAAACGAGCGCCACCTCGAGATGCATGCCTTTTGAACAGGAAGAGGTAGGAAAAACTTGTGTATGCTGCGGAAAAAATGCCAAGCATATGGTATATTGGGCAAAAGCGTACTAA
- a CDS encoding MFS transporter — MEESLKIKRATYHLYTFMISKLISSFGAQVYAFAISFYILQTTGSATSFATNLICNLLPRTLAGPFAGAITDRYSRKKIVIMAQIATTLAIVGLLTYTLTFGLSLIAIYTTTVILSLTSTFSAIAFTSSITGLIDPGRIQKAMSLNQMAFSFATIGSPAVGGLLYGVVSIPYFLGTYIILSAVAVVLESTMNFRLFAAPAKKKEEGEAKESLLQSMKAGLGYLRLQPLVMIMLWISLLINFLFGAYEVGYSYILIEKLKIESQHFGFTQGAFSVGMLLMSIYFSMRKEVKYPLLVSKRGVIAMGVILGAISIPLVLPMNYWMTFTFYMVIMFSFGSFIIIVNTPIQVMLQKTIDDEYKGRVFSTIETMAMALMPLGMVIFGILYDIFPGQWILLISAGLLIITMLIMARPSVVKKAHPEWRQGEGSRGSLGFRKKQGQGSAAS; from the coding sequence ATGGAAGAAAGCTTAAAAATAAAAAGGGCAACGTATCATCTATATACCTTCATGATAAGTAAACTTATTTCCTCATTTGGCGCTCAGGTGTATGCCTTTGCGATTAGCTTCTACATTTTACAAACAACAGGATCTGCCACAAGTTTTGCCACCAATCTTATTTGTAACCTACTACCACGAACACTTGCCGGTCCATTTGCCGGAGCCATCACAGATAGGTATTCTCGGAAAAAAATCGTCATCATGGCACAAATTGCTACAACACTTGCGATTGTGGGACTACTCACCTATACACTAACATTCGGACTCTCCCTCATAGCCATCTACACCACGACCGTCATTTTGTCTTTAACATCCACCTTTTCAGCTATTGCATTTACATCATCCATCACAGGACTCATTGATCCAGGAAGAATTCAAAAGGCAATGTCTTTGAACCAAATGGCGTTTTCCTTTGCAACAATTGGAAGTCCAGCAGTTGGCGGTCTTCTATATGGAGTGGTGTCCATTCCGTATTTCCTTGGAACCTATATCATCTTGTCGGCTGTCGCCGTTGTTTTGGAATCGACGATGAACTTCCGCCTTTTTGCTGCACCTGCTAAGAAAAAGGAGGAGGGAGAAGCAAAAGAATCCCTGCTTCAAAGTATGAAAGCAGGATTAGGATACCTGCGACTCCAACCACTCGTCATGATTATGCTTTGGATCAGCTTGCTCATCAATTTCCTATTCGGAGCCTATGAAGTCGGCTATTCCTATATTTTAATAGAAAAACTGAAAATAGAATCACAGCATTTCGGCTTCACGCAAGGCGCATTTTCAGTAGGCATGCTCCTCATGTCGATTTATTTTTCCATGCGAAAAGAAGTAAAATACCCACTGCTAGTTTCAAAGAGGGGCGTCATCGCAATGGGAGTTATCCTGGGAGCCATCTCCATTCCACTTGTGCTGCCTATGAACTACTGGATGACATTCACCTTCTATATGGTAATCATGTTCAGTTTTGGATCCTTCATCATCATCGTCAACACACCAATCCAAGTGATGCTGCAAAAAACGATTGACGACGAATACAAAGGAAGAGTCTTCTCCACCATTGAAACCATGGCCATGGCTCTCATGCCACTAGGAATGGTCATCTTCGGCATCCTTTACGACATCTTCCCAGGCCAATGGATCCTACTCATCTCAGCTGGCTTGCTCATCATTACCATGCTCATCATGGCCCGCCCATCTGTCGTGAAAAAAGCACACCCAGAATGGAGACAGGGGGAAGGTTCTCGCGGTTCACTCGGATTTAGAAAAAAGCAAGGGCAAGGATCTGCAGCATCTTGA
- a CDS encoding helix-turn-helix transcriptional regulator, which yields MLGDRIRKIRKQKKLTLEAVAGRELSKGMLSLIENNKAKPSMESLAFIAGQLKVEVSDLLGEVSTDELREILEPAEKLYNTPVTELANKYRQLVELLSPHIGKLSHGYESARLLEIYSYALQQDNKPGWEDLINKAADMFDQMNISSNRASIGIFRSSIAFVEHDYKKALEIFQAERKEIEAKHNYIEPLARLDLDYHEAIFLYAVGAVKAAMETTEKALAFSKDKRIFYRMDDMYRLAAAHALMEGNVTEKDYYLQKLKQYGEFAEDNMARYSYQLFHIFSLIQEKHDYAEALEKIEENLADPEMVEFFHPWFLLEKAKSLYYLGRYHEAMETIEKVQMPDIIHHPIDLSDFYLKESYKALILTELGRKEEAIAAAQTAVDNFHPLPDSKLKKFSSEVLEKLK from the coding sequence ATGCTTGGAGACCGTATTCGAAAAATAAGAAAACAAAAGAAGCTGACCTTAGAAGCGGTGGCTGGAAGGGAGCTTTCGAAAGGGATGCTGAGTTTGATTGAAAATAATAAGGCAAAACCTTCGATGGAAAGCCTAGCATTCATTGCTGGACAGCTAAAAGTGGAGGTTTCAGACCTGCTCGGGGAAGTCAGTACAGATGAACTCCGTGAGATTTTAGAGCCAGCAGAAAAACTCTATAACACACCTGTTACAGAGTTAGCGAATAAATACCGACAGCTAGTGGAACTGCTTTCTCCGCATATTGGAAAACTATCGCACGGCTATGAGAGTGCACGGCTTTTGGAGATTTACAGCTATGCGTTGCAACAAGATAATAAACCTGGCTGGGAAGACTTAATAAATAAAGCAGCGGATATGTTTGATCAGATGAATATCTCCTCTAACCGCGCATCGATTGGAATATTCAGATCGAGCATTGCATTTGTGGAGCACGACTACAAAAAAGCGCTCGAGATTTTTCAGGCGGAACGAAAAGAAATTGAGGCAAAACACAACTACATAGAACCTTTGGCAAGACTTGATTTAGATTATCATGAGGCGATTTTCTTGTATGCCGTGGGAGCTGTGAAGGCCGCAATGGAAACCACAGAAAAAGCGCTCGCCTTTTCAAAAGACAAACGTATTTTCTACCGTATGGATGATATGTACCGTCTTGCAGCAGCACACGCGTTGATGGAGGGGAATGTGACCGAAAAAGACTATTATCTGCAAAAATTAAAACAATACGGTGAATTTGCAGAAGATAATATGGCGCGGTATTCCTACCAGCTGTTCCACATTTTTTCTCTAATTCAGGAAAAGCATGATTATGCAGAGGCGCTCGAGAAAATTGAGGAAAACTTAGCCGATCCAGAAATGGTGGAGTTTTTTCACCCATGGTTTCTATTAGAAAAAGCAAAATCACTTTATTATCTTGGGCGCTATCATGAAGCAATGGAAACAATAGAGAAAGTGCAGATGCCAGACATCATTCACCATCCCATTGACTTATCCGACTTTTATCTAAAAGAATCCTACAAAGCACTAATTTTGACTGAGCTCGGTAGAAAAGAAGAAGCAATCGCCGCAGCCCAAACAGCCGTTGACAACTTCCACCCACTTCCGGACTCCAAACTAAAAAAATTCAGCTCGGAAGTTCTAGAAAAATTAAAATGA
- a CDS encoding bifunctional precorrin-2 dehydrogenase/sirohydrochlorin ferrochelatase yields MQPLIIDLSGKKVVIAGGGRIAARKAKVLDAEGAVITFVAPEFSEEVWELAALRGYGLVKRGAEVSDFEHAFLAILATNSREVNAALVRSLSPTQLVCVVDESGEGNVTFPATVRRGHLQIAVTSNGSSPKLTRKLKKELEAQFDSTWISYTAFLAAYREVVKKLPLSEEEKGEILWEVLDEKYRVDESARAEKWKEISKTKVPI; encoded by the coding sequence GTGCAGCCATTGATTATTGATTTGAGTGGAAAAAAGGTCGTTATTGCAGGTGGTGGTCGCATTGCTGCACGAAAAGCAAAGGTGCTGGATGCTGAAGGTGCTGTGATTACCTTTGTTGCGCCAGAGTTTTCAGAGGAGGTGTGGGAGCTCGCGGCGTTAAGGGGATATGGTTTAGTGAAGCGCGGAGCAGAGGTGTCTGATTTTGAACATGCGTTCCTTGCCATCCTTGCAACAAATAGTCGCGAGGTAAATGCAGCCCTTGTCCGCTCACTTTCGCCAACACAGCTCGTGTGTGTGGTCGACGAATCAGGAGAGGGCAACGTCACCTTCCCAGCAACCGTCCGCCGCGGCCACCTACAAATCGCCGTCACCTCCAACGGCTCCAGCCCCAAATTAACCCGCAAGCTCAAAAAAGAACTAGAAGCACAATTTGATTCTACTTGGATTTCCTACACGGCCTTCCTTGCAGCGTACAGGGAGGTGGTCAAAAAGCTCCCTCTTAGTGAGGAAGAAAAAGGGGAGATCCTATGGGAAGTACTAGATGAAAAATACAGAGTGGATGAGAGTGCCAGGGCAGAAAAATGGAAAGAGATCAGTAAAACAAAGGTTCCAATATAA
- a CDS encoding MalY/PatB family protein, protein MQLEQFIDRRKTHSVKWYIEDQDIIPLCIADMDFQVSDEIVNAISQKATHGIYGYSTFCARYYDAVEYWWKTQYDWELKQEWISFSPGIIPGMNLLLKALTKPGDAVIVQDPVYYPFFSTIQTQGCTILHNFLLYSEDGYKMDFEDFEEKAAQPNTKVFILCSPHNPVGRVWTSEELRKIGEICEKHGVIVISDEMHGDLTFPGHKHIPFAKVHPDHLDFAITCAAPSKTFNIAGMQSSIFIIPNKEIKEKYETLLIGFGLMRPNAFAVEGTIAAYYKGLPWLVEVKKYLNANLEYVCSYLEEHIPSIKVVKPEATHLIWLDCRELEIPPNELHAFFLEKAGVRLDEGMKFGGGGQGFERINIACPREVLTEALLRMKAAIKERETC, encoded by the coding sequence GTGCAGCTAGAACAATTTATCGACCGCCGAAAAACACATTCCGTCAAATGGTATATCGAGGATCAGGATATCATCCCACTTTGTATTGCTGATATGGATTTCCAGGTTTCAGATGAGATTGTTAATGCTATTAGCCAAAAAGCTACTCATGGGATTTATGGATATAGTACTTTTTGCGCGAGGTATTACGATGCAGTAGAATACTGGTGGAAAACGCAGTACGATTGGGAGCTGAAGCAGGAGTGGATTTCGTTTAGTCCCGGAATTATTCCAGGGATGAATCTTTTGCTGAAAGCTCTCACCAAACCAGGAGATGCTGTTATCGTTCAGGACCCTGTGTACTATCCGTTTTTTTCTACTATTCAAACACAAGGTTGCACGATTTTACACAATTTCCTCCTCTATTCGGAGGACGGCTATAAAATGGACTTTGAGGATTTTGAGGAGAAAGCAGCGCAGCCAAATACGAAGGTGTTTATCCTCTGTAGTCCCCACAATCCGGTCGGAAGAGTGTGGACGAGTGAGGAGCTTAGGAAAATTGGCGAGATTTGTGAAAAGCATGGAGTGATTGTCATCTCAGACGAAATGCATGGCGATCTCACCTTTCCAGGGCACAAGCATATACCGTTTGCGAAGGTTCACCCTGACCATCTCGACTTTGCTATCACCTGCGCGGCACCAAGCAAAACGTTCAATATTGCCGGCATGCAAAGCTCTATTTTTATCATTCCAAATAAAGAAATCAAAGAGAAATATGAAACACTGCTCATTGGATTTGGGCTAATGCGACCCAATGCATTCGCGGTAGAAGGAACGATCGCCGCCTACTATAAAGGCTTGCCGTGGCTAGTGGAAGTGAAGAAGTACTTAAATGCTAACTTAGAGTATGTTTGCTCCTATTTGGAAGAGCATATTCCTAGCATAAAAGTAGTAAAACCAGAGGCTACTCATCTAATTTGGTTGGACTGTCGTGAACTAGAAATCCCACCAAACGAACTGCATGCCTTCTTTTTAGAAAAAGCGGGAGTCCGTCTGGATGAAGGAATGAAATTTGGTGGAGGCGGCCAGGGCTTTGAACGCATAAACATTGCCTGCCCACGCGAGGTGCTGACCGAAGCACTTCTTAGGATGAAAGCTGCTATTAAGGAGAGGGAGACCTGCTAA